The Oncorhynchus mykiss isolate Arlee chromosome 27, USDA_OmykA_1.1, whole genome shotgun sequence sequence CGGTAGTTACTAGCTTCGTgaggggatgaaacattagctaacTTTACGTCAGTTACAATACTAGCTCAGCACTGGAAAAAAACATTAGTTTTGTTTTAAacagttaccttgccagctacatcagtTAACTAAAAGAGTAGCCAAGTTTCTGCTCGGTTTGCTTTTATACAACTCTGTTAAAGAGGGCAACACATGCACACTGAACTATGATGGTCAAATCaatctttatttatacagcacatttcagacatggaatgcaacaatTTGCTTTACAggaaaaaacaatgaaaataagctgaaatatttactacaaaaacaagataaaaaaaacaaaaggaTAACAAATGGAACAACTAATGACAaactggtcaaatcaaatcaagctttatttatacaaaaatgcaatattcccaggtaagaggttttaggttgtagttaatatagtatttataggactatttctctctataccatttgtattccatatacctttgactattggatgttcttataggcactttagtattgccagtgtaacagtatagcttccatccctctcctcgcccctacctgggctcgatgcagtgttacccatgcagagcaaggggaacaactagtCCAAATCTCAGAGCgaatgacgtttgaaacgctattagtgcgcaccccgctaactagctagccatttcacatcggttacaccagcctaatcttgggagttgatagacttgaagtcataaacagctcaatgcttgatgcacagcgaagagctgctggcaaaacgcacaaaagtgctgtttgaatgaatgcttacgagcctgctgctgcctaccaccgctcagtcagactgcactatcaaatatcaaatcataacATAATATatcacagaaatacgagcctttggtcattaatatggtcgaatccggaaactatcatttcgaaaacaaaacgtttattatcatcgcatataccctgactctgcgtgcaatcaacgcaagagaagtgacaatatCACCTGGTTAAAATTGCCtgttaacctggatttcttttagctaactaaatatgcaggtttaaaaatatatacttgtgtattgattttaagaaaggcattgatgtttatggttaggtacacgttggagcaacgacagtcctttttccgcgaatgcgcaccgcatcgattatatgcaacgcaggacacgctagataaactagtaatatcaaccatgtgtagttaactagtgattatgattgattgattgtttttttataagatacgtttaatgctagctagcaacttaacttggcttcttactgcattcgcgtaacaggtaggctcctcgtggagtgcaatgagaggcaggtggttaacgcgttggactagttaaccataaggttgcaagattgaatccccgaactgacaaggtaaaaatctgtccaaaaAAATTCTGctcctaaacaaggcagttaacccaccgttccaaggccgtcattgaaaataagaatgtgttcttaacttacttgcctagttaaataaaaggtgtaaaaaataaaatatatatatatatttttaaaaaaatcgggcaaatcggtgtccaaaaataccgatttccgattgttatgaaagcttgaaatcgtccctaattaatcggccattccgattaaatcggtcgacccctacttctgacccattggaattgtgatactgtgaataagtgaaataatctgtctgtaaacaattgttggaaaattacttgcgTTAtccacacagtagatgtcctaacagacttgccaaaactatagtttgttaacatgaaatttgtggagtggttgaaaaatgagttaacAACTCctacctaagtgtacgtaaacttccgacttcaactgtataatttaacagttccattttaCGTCATACTGAAATAATGTATTCTAATTTACCGGTTTCTCagttatttatcctgggaaaaggGAGTGGGTTTGGGCGGGAAATCTCAGTAGATCTCGGTAACCCGgttcagcgtgcactgcgcccgcccagccacaggagtcgctagtgcgcgatgggacaaggatttccctgccgaccaaaccctcccctaacccggacgacgctgggccaattgtgcaccgccccatgggtctcctggtcacggccggctgcgacagagcctggactcgaacccagaatggGATGCCCCTCCCCGCTATTCAACAATATTGTAAACCCATAAAATCTGTTGGACTGTCCAACCTTGGACTCTCCCATTTTGGATTCTCAGACCTGACAAACTTCAATTTGGGACTCTCCGACTTGAATTGGGAGTCTCGGATTTAGAACCATCCAATTTGGCTTTCTTACTGCCATCAATCATCACCTCTTGCAACCTATTCCTCCTCCATTCACAGCTCTCCTCATAGGGGCACATCCTACACTTCCAAGCCTCTTCTATATCCTCAATATCCACTCCATGgggctccctctcccccctccagaAGGCCAGGTAGTCCCTGAGCTCAGCCCTTAGCTGGGTCTCCTCAAACTCTACCTCCCTGTTTCCTATGAGGACTCCGGAGCTCTGATGTCTGTATTCCAGGCATAGCTTGTCAATGGGCTGGAGGTTAGAGAAATGTAGCACAACCAACAGGTGGTCCACAAGCTCTCCGAAGGTGACTGCCAGGAGGCCCAATTTCTGGGCATACCTCTGGAGCTCTGACCCAAAGGCCTGGTGGGGCCGGAGCTTGAGGAAGTGGAGGAGCTGATCCCTCTTCATAGAACCATGAACCATGGAGTCAAACAGCAGCTTATACACACCCACCTgacagagagatcagagagagaaagtgatcaGAGAGAGCAATCAGAGAAGAGTCAGAGACCAGAGGGACAGATAAATGAGAgagaccagaaagagagagaaaggtcaAAAGAGAGAGCGACACCAAAGAGGTCAGCGAAACATCAGAGCGAcatagtgtgtggtgtggtagtgTAGCATAgggccttttgggggccctaagctaCACTGTAAAGAAAACTTGTTTCAACTAATTATGAATAAAGTCCAAGTAGCAGATAATGAtcccttatatatatatatatatatatatatatatccctaaTATATATATGCATGTAGTTGGGTTCTATACATGGGTTCTAACTTGAAAAAAGTATTTGTTAGTTAACAATTGTACAATTTATGCTCCCTGCATATTAATACCACGAAGACTGCCAGAAAGCAGATTGTAATTTCTAAGGCATtgagatatacactaccgttcaaaaatttggggtcacttagaaatgtccttgtttttgctagaaggccagcatcccggattcacctcttcactgttgatgttgagacgggtgttttgagggtactgtttaatgaagctgccacttGAAgatttgtgaggcgtctgtttctcaaactagacactttaatgtactcgtcctcttgctcagttgtgcaccgggttCTCACACTCCTTTCTATTCtgattagagccagtttgcgctgttctgtgaagggagtagtacacagaattgtacgagattttcagtttcttgccaatttttcacatggaatagccttcatttctcagaacaggaaaagactgacaagtttcagaagaaagctctttgtttctggtcattttgagcctgtaatcgaacccacaaatgctgatgctccagatactcaactcttctaaagaaggccagttttattgatctttaattagcacaacagttttaagctgtgctaacataattgtaaaagggttttctaatgatctattagccttttaaaatgaaacttggattagctaacacaacttgccattggaatacaagagtgatggttgctgataatgagcctctgtacgcctatgtagatattccataaaatatctgctgtttccagcaaAAATAGTAATTTGGAACATTAAcaaagtctacactgtatttctgataaacgttatgttattttaaatggccaaaataatgtgcttttctttgaaaaacaaggacacttctaagtgaccccaaacttttgaacggtagtgtaagtgCTACACTGGTTCCAGAGCCTTTTTTTTGTTTACTCAACTTTTCGGTCCTAGTGTTACCTGAACTAAAAGAAAATGTTGGCCCAAACTTAGCTCCAGAAGATTGGAATGCTGTGAACCAAATGAaccaaatcccaggtgaggataTGTTGAATATGAATTACTGTAGAAATTAACATGCAATGTAATCATGTACAATATGTAAgttaaaaacattgtatgttaaaatcactgtgtgtgtgtaacattcttTATTTTAGGTAAGCTGCCCAAATAACAATTTCAAACTAAATGAACACGAGACATTTtgagaaaaacacattttaagtTGACCACATTTCTGCCTAAGATCTCTCATGTTGGAGCAACTACAAAATGTTAAGTTCTGGTAACACTTTGATCAAAAAGTTGAGTAAACTAAAAAAAAAAGGTTGTGGAACCAGTTACTTAATCATATTTAGTTGAAACAACTCAATTTTTGTTTACAGTGTAGATGGTTgggggcctgtcatgccaaatagtgtccccctGCCAAAAAGAGTCCCCCCCCACAATGGGATTCAATGAGTTCTAGCTTCTGTTGCAAGGGCTGTTGCTTGAACTTGCGAAATTCTGACCTGATTACGTAATGAACCAAAGCGTCCATTGCTATACTGGTTGCTTGGCTCTATTTTACCTCGTAGTGGTCGCGAAGGAAGGAGGACGAGGGTAGTTCTAGTTCACCTCATAAGAGCTCACTCAGTCCGCGCAAAATTAATACCTCCGAATTGCTCTCCAAGGACTGTATTTTTGACAGTGACAACCTGCTGACTACCTTCTGCTTCAGAGGACCGAAAAGACTGGAAAGAACAGACTTTGTTAATAGGAAGAAAAATTGTAACCTGTTTTTAGATTGACGTTGCTAGCTACTGTCCTAATTTACCTCAGCCTGCCTAGTCACCCACctccctcagagagagagacagctgcaTGTGAGCTCTCACATAATTCAACATTTTTTACAAAATTATAGAtttggagttagataaacttgaaTTTTTCGGCAGGGACATAtgcaggatgctaccctccacagAATGGCCTTCGCTCCAGATCAAAACCTACAACCTAATTTTGACCAAAATTAACCGGAGCAATTACCGCTACCAAGGTTTCCTTTTTCCAAGCTATACAGGGGGTGTTCTAGCAAACAAACAGcagagacctgaggacaccatccaacctggaacagAGTTTATGGGGACTGAATGCcagatacaacttcaattagcactgaggtgTGAAGTAAAAGGTGTTGTTTTTGGGACCAACAAGTGGCAGGAGTCTTTGAAGCACCCTTTGAAGCCCACTCCTGCTGTTCAAAGACCATTCACGgagttttctgcacgttaacactagaagcttattacctaaaatggatcaattgaaagtgtgggttcacagctccaatccagatgtgttggtcattactgagatgtGGTCAAGgcagagtgttttgaatactgatgttataaccagaaaggttaacctTTTTCAAGCAAGACAGATctaggtgggggagtggcaatctttaccaaggatcaccttcagtgtcCGGTTGTATCCAcaaagtctgtccccaaacaatttgatttgctggttttaagcattaaactttcaaatagcttaTTGTTGACTGTTGCTAGGTGCTaacgtcctccatcagcaccggcctgtaccttaggacttggtcaggtggtttaagcatgtcccagtttagggctgctaaactgggacatgcttaaaccacctgaccaagtcctaaagcaatggtaCTCCCTAAATCTTGACTCCAAAaccccagaaaaggctactctcctcgatgttatcctcacaaataaccctgataggtatcagtctggtgttttctgtaatgaccttagtgatcactgttttacagcctgtgttcgtaatggctgctcagtgaaacgacctgtcctgatttgccATAAAGGCTTGctaaaaaaactttaatgagcaagccttccttcatgaactggcctctttaaaatggtataaaatcaGCTTGATACCCTCTGTCGAAGATGCTTGGACCTTCTATTtcatattttcagtggtattgttaacaaacatgcCCCCGTAAAGAAACaagttcagcccctggttcgaccgtgatcttgcagagttactcaacctcaagaattgcatttggcgaaaggctcggcacacgcattcgcaggctgactggctcttattcaagcaaatgagaaataagtgcactcaggctatccggagggccaaagttagttactttaaggagcagttctccctctctgggtctaaccccaagatgttctggaaaatggttaaagacctgtagaataaaccctcctcctcacagctgcccatgtcccttaatgttgatgtggTTGTCACTGagaagaagcacatggctgagctctttaaatcaccacttcattaagtcaggattcatatttgactcagccatgttTCCTTGCTCGTCCAACATTTCCTaatctccctcttttccccctgccccgctacaaagtttctccctacaggtagtcactgagtccgaggtgctaaaggagctccttaaacttgacccccaaaaaacatctgggtcagatgttTAGAcccttctttaaggttgctgtccctatcatcaccaagcctgtCTCACCTTTCTGGTGAGGTTCcaattgcttggaaggcagccaatTTGTTCTTTATTTAAAGGGTGAGATCAAGCTGGTCCGAACTGTtacaggcctatttctattttgccctgtttatcaaaagtgtgggaaaaacttgtcaataaccAACTGAccggctttcttgatgtctatagtattctctcgggtatgcaatgtggtttccgctcaggttatggaagCATCACTGCAACCTTataggtcctcaatgatgtcaccattgcccttgattctaagcaatgttgtactgctatttttattgacttggccaaagcttttgatacagtagaccattccattcttgtgggtattgactaaggagtattggtgtctgaggggtctttggcctggatTGCTAACTACATCTCTCAAAGAGTGCATGAATTCAGAAAATcggctgtctcagccactgcctatcACCAAGAGAAAtgccccaaggctcaatcctaggccccacaatcttctcaatttacatcaacaacatagctcaggttgtaggaagctctctcatccatttatatgcagatgatacagtcttatacgcAGCTGGCCCCTCCATCGGAttgtgtgttaaatgctctacaacaaaccttccttagtgtccaacaagctttctctacccttaaccttgtgcTGAACACCTAAAAAAACCaagtcatgtggtttggtaagaggaaggcccctctccccacaggtgtgattactacctctgagggtttagagcttgaggtagtcacctcatacaagtacttgggagtatggctagacggtacactgtccttctctcagcaaatatcaaagctgcaggctaaagttaaatctagacttggtttcctcttaTCGTAATCGCTCccctttcaccccagctgccaaactaaccctgtttCAGATTACCATCCatcccatgctagattacagagacttAATTTAtggattggcaggtaagggtgctctcgagcaactaggtgttctttaccatttggccatcagatttgccaccaatgctccttataggacacatcactgcactctttACTACTCTGTAAATTGGTCATCTGTGTATAGTCACAATACCCACTTGTTGatgtttatttataaaaccctcttaggcctcactcacccctatctgagatatctacagCAGCCCtcgtccccaaagcacacacatccctgtgtcgctcctcttttcagttcactgcagcaagtgactggaacgagctgcaacaaacaccaaatctccatctcttcattcaaagactcaatcatggacactcttactgacagttgtggctgctttgcatctaccttcttgccctttgtgctgttgtctgtgcccaataatgcttgtaccatgttgtgctactaccatgttgtgttgctaccatgctgtgttgtcatgtttttcTTGCTATGTTTGATTTTGAATCCCAgcccttaactgacttgcctagttaaataaaaggttaaataaataaaaagtcagCTAGCCAGCTACAATAGCGGGCTAGCTAACCAGTTATATTTAGCTAGCTATTATAGTACCTGTTATTGTAGCTTTCTGTCCAGTTTGAGTATGTAGCTTGCACTTCAATGGCATCCCTCAAGGAGATTATTTTCTCTTTCCAACCAGGCGAAGTACTATGAAGGCACCACTGATCTCGACAAGACGCACAGAGAAATTCTAGCCGGGTGTTTGCATAGCGATGATAAAAATAACGTCATTTAGGCTGTAATGATCTCCAAAATTCGAATCATTAGGACATCACACCGTTGATATAGCAATGGACACTAATAGTTGatcgaatcccattgtgacgcAGAGGGGGACACTTTTTGGTATGACAGTCCCGCAAGCGGCCTCTTATGTAATTTATTGGCTGGAACAGCACTTTGTAGAGCCTACCTGTAGAGAGTGTCCCTTGGCCTGGGCAGGATGCGGCAGGGAGTTGTGACTGCGGGTCTTCAGTTCACTCAGGACCAGATCCCCAGACTTACTACAATACAGCTCATCAACCACACCCAGGAAAAACACCCCATCCAGCACACCTAACACTGGAAACTCCCGTACAAGCTGGCCTGGGAAACACAAACAGATTCTGAGATGGCTATTTGCAACAGTTTATCATCTTTTGTTATCATTACAGTATGTTCATATTTAGTGTACTCTATCAAACCTGATCAGTACCACCATACCTGCCTCCAGAGCTGGAACCATCTGTATCAGGTTGATGAGTTTCAAGGCTTCCCTGTCCTCTCTGGTATGAACAACCACAGTCATAGCATCTGGGTTTGCCTCCAGTTCTAGACACATATATACAAGGACAGGAAATAGGTTATCATCACTAACTACCTCCACATCATCCATAAAGAGATCAAGCATACACATGAAAACATAGGGATTTATGTTATGGGAAAAATTGAAGTTACAAAATGACTTGTTACATGAAAGCAGTCTATGGGCCAATGACCTTCCATTCAGGATTGGCTCATGAAGTAGTTAATTATGGTTATGGAAATATATGATTACATTCTAGGGCACAACATGCTGCTTACCTCTAGCAAGATGAATACTGGCCCCTGTCGTCACTGCAGtccttctcatctctctcctcttcatatgAGGCTTGAGGAACCCATAGACCACTTTAATTTCACACCATGACTGCTCACACAGCTGAGTAACATTCAGGTGATGCTTACTGAACctctccattggactctggtctGGGACTGACAGGGTAACAGTGCTCCTATTGTTGCTCAGCCTCTCGAACGGGGCCACGACCTTGTGACCCCTGATGGACGGACACATTGGTAATGGGGGGGGAATAAAACATAAATTGATAGttacatatcgcaatattattttggatGATATATTGATACTTTGACTCCAAGTATCGATatgtaaaacaaatattttaagctaggtagcgttagctagctGTACCTGTGCCAAAAAGAGGGTATTTTTCATCCTTTACAGTAGCTTGCTCtccatctttttaaatagtgagccaacatgttttcagcattTTCATTTCCATGACTGATGAAAACGAATTATCATGGCtctcgtctctctgcagcagacatactgtatagtGAACAATACATatatcgcaatacatatagaatcgtgagaattgcAATatatatcgtatcggcacctaagtatcgtgataatatcattgtgatgtccctggcaattcccagccctaatgtacatgcacacacagacaggagctgttaatcatccctctctctctcacacacacagaacagaagTTGCTGATCCCCTCTGTTGCCCCCCTCTAGGTTGCTCAAAAGCATCTGTTGGATTCTAGCTTGAAATATTGTTATTCCTGTTACCATTAATATAACTTATTGATTACATGTATATGTGGTCAATGAAGGGTGGATAGGAATTAGGTGTATGGAGGGTGGGAGACAAGGGGAAGTTCAGAAAGTTAATATTCTGTACCATGTTTCTAAAGAGGGAGGCAGGGTTAATAGTTCAGAGACTAAGGCAGGCCAGCTGCAGAACTAGGGAGGAGCGAGGACTTCATCAATCAACATATGAAGTGTGAAGCAACCTCGGAGGGGGACCAGAGGGGCCCACCACAACAGTCctatctcacacacatacacttccacGCAGGTTCAAGCATCAGGCAGAGCCATGACTTCACCAGTGAGAGGAAACAATTAAGTTCCTGCCGAGCTACAGAGATGCAGGCTGTCTAGATGTGTAAGGAGTTGACCCCACCTATTAGTAGGTTATAAATATATGTGCTTGTGTAATCATGCTTTGTCTTTGCAGCTGTATGACCCAGTAATTGAATAAACTTAGTTTGAGCTTTCTAGGTCGTCACACATCATATAAAGGGAACCAGAGTCAAATATCTCTGTATGGCACAGCAGTGTTGAGAACTGTTAAAGGTTAAACTTTGCATAATATATATGAATGGGTTTACCGTTTCTTAATTTGGCCATCGATTCTCTCCTCCTTTTTGGCAAGGGACTGGCCATCattgaccacacacacacccagtgtcGGACTGTGTTGATCAGCACCAGCAGGAGGAGTCAGACTAGGTTGGTCAGAAGGGGCTAGAATAGATGAAATATAAGATACTGTAGTAAGGGAACTTCAGAGAAGTAATAGTTACTGTATTTTATTAACTGTATAGATTGACCTATGGacaactttttaaaatgtagtgtATCAACTATGGCACTGTATTGCTGTAATGTACATTCAGGCATAGGATACAGAAGAGCAGAGAATACGGTTCATGAAAAGTTCATAGTATTCAATAATCCCATTGGGCATGCATCTCGTCTAGAAATGCTGTTAGCAAACTTTTCAATAAGCAGTCATACTCACCGAGACGCTCCGAAAATATCCTGATGAGTTGTGAATTGCTTATATCACACCCGTCATCTAATGGATCGTCCCTTGGAGTTGTTTTTGAATTCATTGTAAAAAGTGAAAGTGCATTACTAGACTAAGACTGATTCTTTAACTCATAATTACGCGTAGTCAAATAATGTTCATTATTGGACCTGACAATAGACATTTGTATTACGCAGTTGTTTTGCCCAGACTTGTTAGTGAAGTCACACCTCTCATTGACGTCAGTATTGTTTAGATCGTGTCTCATTGGTTCGTTTCTGTGGAGGATCACATGCGAGTAACTAGTGTTGCAGCGATTGGTTCTTGTAACAAAATATGGTGTCTTGTTTTATACTTTGTATAAAGTGTAGTGCTATGTATGCTTCGATATAAAGCAGTTGACAAACAATGTATCAAAAGAAAATTAACTCTTTGTTTAACTATCAATAGTTTGATGTTGTATCGACTTAGCCCAAGAGTCCGTAGAGAATGAAACAGAGCATAAACGTTGATATGGAGTCAGGAAGCGTTGACGTCTACCAACGCGAGCGAtagaattgtttaaaaaaataaaatataaaaggttaacggagtcatactgagaccagggttgttttttttatttacagatgagccctgaattacagaaaatacacacatcaatataaatacaaaatgcaaggAGAAAGAACATGgtcataaacaaacaaaaacattcatttttttattttacctttatttaaccaggtaggctagttgagaacaagttctcatttgcgactgcgacctggccaagataaagcgtagcaattcgacacatacaacacagagttacacatggaataaacaaaacagtcaacacagtagaacaaaagaaaacaaatatatatatacagtgagtgcaaatgaggtaagttaaggaaataaataggccatggtggcgaagtaattacaatattcATCAATAAGAAGGTCCTCAGCCTTCTGAATTgccccaaaacatcacatttaagAACATTTCATATTTATTTGTGGAACAAAGGTGCAAGAAAAGtaaaagctgatttacctaactcagt is a genomic window containing:
- the LOC110507695 gene encoding exonuclease V — translated: MNSKTTPRDDPLDDGCDISNSQLIRIFSERLAPSDQPSLTPPAGADQHSPTLGVCVVNDGQSLAKKEERIDGQIKKRGHKVVAPFERLSNNRSTVTLSVPDQSPMERFSKHHLNVTQLCEQSWCEIKVVYGFLKPHMKRREMRRTAVTTGASIHLARELEANPDAMTVVVHTREDREALKLINLIQMVPALEAGQLVREFPVLGVLDGVFFLGVVDELYCSKSGDLVLSELKTRSHNSLPHPAQAKGHSLQVGVYKLLFDSMVHGSMKRDQLLHFLKLRPHQAFGSELQRYAQKLGLLAVTFGELVDHLLVVLHFSNLQPIDKLCLEYRHQSSGVLIGNREVEFEETQLRAELRDYLAFWRGEREPHGVDIEDIEEAWKCRMCPYEESCEWRRNRLQEVMIDGSKKAKLDGSKSETPNSSRRVPN